A genome region from Eurosta solidaginis isolate ZX-2024a chromosome 2, ASM4086904v1, whole genome shotgun sequence includes the following:
- the LOC137242798 gene encoding C-type lectin domain family 3 member A-like isoform X1, translating into MKKFAFLLAALTAACLATAYSEQSKAIDNPDYFVSEKEHTWYAANYYCYSQGWNLVSIANFEATTLLKGFREFYAAFTGTSYWSAGNRLESKKWLWGLGGHKFSYLNWASGQGNNSTEKKCLLLGETADSLWSQEDCTKMQKFICQKHDF; encoded by the exons atgaaaaagttcgcgTTTTTACTGGCAGCACTTACTGCAGCTTGTCTTGCGACAGCCTACAGTGAGCAAAGCAAAGCAATAGACAATCCAGATTACTTTGTGAGCGAAAAGGAA CACACTTGGTATGCAGCCAACTATTATTGCTATTCTCAAGGTTGGAACCTTGTTTCGATCGCAAATTTTGAGGCCACAACTTTGCTGAAAGGATTTCGAGAATTTTATG CAGCTTTCACCGGTACAAGCTATTGGTCTGCTGGCAACCGTTTGGAATCTAAGAAATGGCTTTGGGGACTGGGAGGTCATAAATTTTCCTATTTAAATTGGGCTTCTGGACAAGGGAATAATTCTACCGAGAAAAAATGTTTATTGCTAGGTGAAACTGCTGATAGTTTATGGTCTCAAGAAGATTGTactaaaatgcaaaaatttatatgtcaaaaacatgatttttaa
- the LOC137242798 gene encoding C-type lectin domain family 3 member A-like isoform X2, producing the protein MKKFAFLLAALTAACLATAYSEQSKAIDNPDYFVSEKEHTWYAANYYCYSQGWNLVSIANFEATTLLKGFREFYAFTGTSYWSAGNRLESKKWLWGLGGHKFSYLNWASGQGNNSTEKKCLLLGETADSLWSQEDCTKMQKFICQKHDF; encoded by the exons atgaaaaagttcgcgTTTTTACTGGCAGCACTTACTGCAGCTTGTCTTGCGACAGCCTACAGTGAGCAAAGCAAAGCAATAGACAATCCAGATTACTTTGTGAGCGAAAAGGAA CACACTTGGTATGCAGCCAACTATTATTGCTATTCTCAAGGTTGGAACCTTGTTTCGATCGCAAATTTTGAGGCCACAACTTTGCTGAAAGGATTTCGAGAATTTTATG CTTTCACCGGTACAAGCTATTGGTCTGCTGGCAACCGTTTGGAATCTAAGAAATGGCTTTGGGGACTGGGAGGTCATAAATTTTCCTATTTAAATTGGGCTTCTGGACAAGGGAATAATTCTACCGAGAAAAAATGTTTATTGCTAGGTGAAACTGCTGATAGTTTATGGTCTCAAGAAGATTGTactaaaatgcaaaaatttatatgtcaaaaacatgatttttaa